The Halobaculum magnesiiphilum genome contains the following window.
TCGACGACCTGACCGACTGCCTCGCGCGCGCCGACTTCGTCACCGTCCACACGCCGCTGCTCCCCGAGACCGAGGGGATGATCGGCGCCGAGGAGCTGGAGACGATGGGCGACGCGTACCTGATCAACTGCGCGCGCGGCGGCATCGTCGACGAGGACGCGCTCGCTGAGGCCGTGGAGAACGGCCCCGTCGCCGGCGCCGCCCTCGACGTGTTCGCCGAGGAGCCGCTGCCCGCCGACTCGCCGCTGCTCGACGTGGACGACATCGTCCTCACGCCGCACCTCGGCGCGAGCACGGAGGCCGCCCAGGAGAACGTCGCCGTCGACACCGCGAAGCAGGTGCTCGCGGCGTTCGCCGACGAGCCGGTCGTCAACGCGCTCAACGCCCCCTCGGTCGACGAGTCGGCGTTCCCGCGCATCGAGCCGTACCTCGACGTGGCCGACACCGCCGGCAAGATCGCCGCCCAGCTACTGGGCGAGCGCATCTCGGGCGTCGAGGTCCACTACGAGGGCGAGATCGCCGACGAGGACGTGGACCTGGTCACCGCCAGCGCCCTCAAGGGCGTGTTCTCCCCGCTTGAGTACGAGGTGAACGCGGTCAACGCCCCACAGCTCGCGAAGGACCGCGGCATCGAGGTGACCGAGAGCAAGACCCGCCAGGCCGAGGACTTCCAGAGCCTCGTCACGGTGACGGTGAAGGACGGCGACACGGAACTGTCCGTCTGCGGCACCCTGTTCGCCGGCGACGACCCCCGGATCGTCCGCATCGACGGCTACCGCGTCGACGCCCGGCCGTACGGCCACATGCTCGTCGCGCGCAACCGCGACGAGCCGGGCGTCATCGGCCTCATCGGCACCGTGCTCGGCGACGCCGACATCAACATCGCCGGGATGTTCAACGCCCGCGAGACCATCGGCGGCGAGGCGCTGACGGTGTACAATCTCGACGACCGGCTCCCCGACGACGCCGTCGACCGGCTCCTCGGCGACGACCGGATCATCTCCGTGGACCGGATTGTCCTCGACGACGCCGACAACGGTCGCTGAGTACGGTCCCTCGCGTCGTCGACGACGCCGCCAGCGCCGGCCGCTGCCGACCTACGTTCTCCGCCGTAGCCTGTCGAGCAGCCGCGTGAGTATCGACCGCCGTGTGTCGTCCGCTTCGTCCCCGTCGTCCCCGCGCGCGGCGTCGAGCAGCACCTCGTAGCGGTCGACGATCCGCTTCCGCTCGCGTCGCTGCTCGGCCACGCGCTCGCGGAGCCGTTGGTTCTCCCGTCGTAGCTCCGTTACGACCATCGAACGCGGGCGTTCGCCGTCGCGTTCGTCCTCGCTGACGCCGTCGCTGCCGCGGTCCGTACGCTCATCCCCCATGTCACACGATACCGCGTGAACCCGCAAAAAGTTTCGTCGGACGGACAGGTGACGGGTGCTGCTCGCCGGCGCCACACCTCACTTCGCGCCGATGTGTTCCAGCACCGCCTCGGTAGCGTTCGCCACCGGTTCGGGGTCGCCGCCGGCCTCGTAGGCGGCGTCGGGGTCCTTCAGCAGGTGGCCGGTCGTGAGACACACCACGTCCTCGTCGGCGTCGACGACGCCCCGCTCGCGGAGCGTCCGGAGGCCGGCGACCGAGGCCGCGGAGGCGGGTTCGACGCCGACGCCCTCCTGCGCGAGGTCGCGCTGGGCCGCCGTGATCGCCTCGTCGTCGACGGCGACGGCGGTGCCGCCCGTCTCGCGGATCCCGGGGAGCGCCTTCGGCGCGTTCACCGGGTTGCCGATGCGGATGGCGGTCGCGCGGGTCTCCACCGACTCCCAGCGGCGGACCTCGTCGGCGCCGTTCTCGATCGCCTCGACCATCGGCGCGGCGCCGGCGGCCTGCACGCCCGTCAGCTTCGGCACCTCGTCGGCGTCCATCGCGCCGGCGGCGACGAGCTCCCGGAACGCCTTGAACAGCGCCGCGGTGTTGCCCGCGTTGCCGACGGGGAGGACGATCCGGTCGGGGAACGTGCCGTAGTCGTCGCGGAACTCCTCGAGGATCTCGAAGCCGATCGTCTTCTGGCCCTCCAGCCGGAACGGGTTGAGCGAGTTGAGGAGGTACACCTCGCCGCGGTTCGCGAGGTTCTGCACGATGTCGAGGCAGGCGTCGAAGTTGCCGTCGACCTCCAAGATCCGGGCGCCGTGGAGGCTCGCCTGCGCGACCTTGCCGGCGGCGACCTTTCCCGCGGGCAGAAGGACCAGCGTCTCCAGCCCCGCGCGGGCGCCGTAGGCTGCGAGGGCGGCGGAGGTGTTGCCCGTCGAGGCGCACGCGAGGCGGTCGACGCCCAGCTCCTCGGCGACGCGGACGCCGACGGTCATGCCACGGTCCTTGAACGAGCCCGTCGGGTTCATCCCCTCGTGTTTCACGCGCAGGCGGTTCACGCCGAGGTCCTCGCGGAGGCGGGGAACCTCGTGGAGGGGGGTGTGACCCTCGGGCAGCGAGACGCCCTCCTCGAAGGGTAGGCCGGCCGAATACCGCCAGACGCCCTCGCCGGAGAAGTCGTCCCACGTCGGCGGGTCGGCGTAGCGTACCTCCAGCAGGCCGTCGCAGTCGTCGCAG
Protein-coding sequences here:
- the serA gene encoding phosphoglycerate dehydrogenase is translated as MKVLVTDPIADAGLETLRDAGHEVVTGYELAGQDLLDAVADANALIVRSGTEVTAEVFEAAPDLRIVGRAGIGVDNIDIEAATDHGVVVANAPEGNVRAAAEHTVAMTFAVARDIPQAHSRLKDGEWAKGEYLGREVNNKTLGIVGLGRVGQEVAKRLDSLGMDLVVYDPYINEERAAQFGAELVDDLTDCLARADFVTVHTPLLPETEGMIGAEELETMGDAYLINCARGGIVDEDALAEAVENGPVAGAALDVFAEEPLPADSPLLDVDDIVLTPHLGASTEAAQENVAVDTAKQVLAAFADEPVVNALNAPSVDESAFPRIEPYLDVADTAGKIAAQLLGERISGVEVHYEGEIADEDVDLVTASALKGVFSPLEYEVNAVNAPQLAKDRGIEVTESKTRQAEDFQSLVTVTVKDGDTELSVCGTLFAGDDPRIVRIDGYRVDARPYGHMLVARNRDEPGVIGLIGTVLGDADINIAGMFNARETIGGEALTVYNLDDRLPDDAVDRLLGDDRIISVDRIVLDDADNGR
- the thrC gene encoding threonine synthase, translated to MSLSLDSPTQDAPSVADDGAWLECIACGGQFAPFDDIRFTCDDCDGLLEVRYADPPTWDDFSGEGVWRYSAGLPFEEGVSLPEGHTPLHEVPRLREDLGVNRLRVKHEGMNPTGSFKDRGMTVGVRVAEELGVDRLACASTGNTSAALAAYGARAGLETLVLLPAGKVAAGKVAQASLHGARILEVDGNFDACLDIVQNLANRGEVYLLNSLNPFRLEGQKTIGFEILEEFRDDYGTFPDRIVLPVGNAGNTAALFKAFRELVAAGAMDADEVPKLTGVQAAGAAPMVEAIENGADEVRRWESVETRATAIRIGNPVNAPKALPGIRETGGTAVAVDDEAITAAQRDLAQEGVGVEPASAASVAGLRTLRERGVVDADEDVVCLTTGHLLKDPDAAYEAGGDPEPVANATEAVLEHIGAK